Within Sorangiineae bacterium MSr11367, the genomic segment GCACGCGAACGTTAGCTTCCGGGGGGGCAAGGTTTTCATCTGGGACGCCGCCAGTACTCACGGGACCTACCTCACCGACGGCACACGTCTTCCGCCCAAAGAATTGGTCGATATCGAGGCGCACAACGGAGAGTTTCTGGTCGCCGGGCGAATCCATGTCCGCGTCGAGCGCGCCGATCTTGAAGAGCCTCATGCGGCAGACGGGCAACAGCACTCGCTGATCACTGGACTGCCCATTGATGATTTTCAGACACGCCGAATTCAAGGCGCTGAACGAGCGGCCAAGGGAACCGACGAGGATGCGTTCCTCGAGGAGCAGAGGGAATCGTACTCCACCAGTCGTCTGGCGATAGAAGGGATGATCGAGCGCATTTCACGTCGATGCGCCCAGGTTCCGATAGCCCAGGCGAACACCCTGATCGTGGGCGCTGCGCACCGTTACCCAGAGCTTCTCCAAGAGCCGAAGTTTCGGGTGCTCGCCGAGGAGTATGGGGTTTGGCTCGGCGTGGAGGAGCGAGAAGGGGCGGCCGCGCTATTGGAGCTACGCCGGATGGCGCAGGCCATGCTCGGCATGCGACTGGAGTCGACGGCCGATATTGCTGCCTTTGCGGAGCGCCTACTCAAAACCCTCCAGCAGTTTATTCTCGATCTCGTTCCCCTCAAGAACGGATTGCGTGAATTCGGTGAGACCGTTGGGGGCGTCGGCGATTGGTCGGCTTCCGATCCAAGCGGACTGGAAAATGCGGATGGTCCATGGGAAGTGGCGAAGGCTCTGCTGGGGCCCAATGCGCACCCAAATGCCCATGCGGCGCTGCACAAAATCCTTAATCAGGTGATGGTCCACCAGCTGAGTTATGTGGGCAGCGTAATCACGGGGGCGCGCGCCCTGCTTAATGAAGTGGCCCCGCGGTACATCGAGCGCATCGTTGCGAGCGGCAAGCAGCGATCGCCGCGGCGGTTTTCCTGGGGGCCTTGGCGTTATCGCACTCTCTGGTCCGAACTCAAGCTGCGCTTCCAAGACCTTGAGGACGAGAACGTCGTCTACGCCCTCGTCCATGGGAGCGAGTTTCGCGAGGGGTACAGACAGGGGCTCAGTAGGCCGGGATCCACTACTCGCGACGAATGGGTCCTGCCGGGTCCCACGCCAGAGGGCCGTCAGCTTCCCGCTCGTATTTCGCTCGACCCGCCCACCAAACCGTCTCGGAAGGCTTAGAGGGGGAGGGCATGTGGCCGAAGAGTCCTTTCGGGGATGAAAAACCACGCTTGCCCGGTGGTCTGTACGACGCCTGGACGGATTCAATTCCGGACGAGCCCGGGGCGGCTGCAACGCCGATCCGGCAAACCGAGACGGGACCGCTTCCGATGGGTCCGTTCTCGCCGGCCCCGAAATCCGCGTCGTTCTCGGCTGCCCCGTTGAGCGCGGAGATCGCCGCCACCGCCCATCCCGCCGAGATCCCAAACGGCGCCGGAAGCGCCGCGGCCGCAGTTCCGTCGGCGCCCTCCTCTGTGGGCGATCCGCCGTCGCCGGTACCTTTCGTCGATATTCAGTCGCATCCCGAAACCGACGATGTTCTTGGGAAGATGGCTTACCGACGGCCCGTCGATCCTGTGCCCCCAGGACCGGAGGAACCGCACCGTGTGGTTGGAGCCATGGCGCCGCCATCGCGCAACGACACGCCTCCGCCACTGCCTTCGATGATGGTGTCCGAGTCGGCCCTGTCGCCCATTCAGCCGACGGACACTGCGCCGACGCGGCGGGTCCAGCCGTCCTCGCATCCGCCGCCATCGACCCGGGCCACGCCCTCGAGGAAAGCGGAGCGCCGGCGGTGGTCGCTATGGGCGGTGCTACTCGTCGCCATCGGTGCCAGTACGCTGCTCGTTGGCGGCGCCTTCTGGGTCTTGCAGCGGCCCGATGCGCCGGAGCAACCCTCCGTCGGCGAGACGCGTCGGGCCTTGCCTACCTCGCCCCCTGCTAGTTCGAACGTTGTCACGTCCGCACCGAGCGCGATCGTGGAGCCGGAGCCAACCGTACCCGCGGCTCCAGACGACGCGCAACACTTGCCTCCGCCCCCCAAGTCGGCGAAACCGGATGCTCCGTCGAATGCCCACCCGGTCAAGCCGAAGGCACCTGCCAATGACCCCTCTATCCCCAAGCTCAAGATCGAGAGATGAAAAACGGTAACGTAGTAACGCGCATTCCGGGCCTTCGGCATACGGCGCTGCGTGCCGCGCTCGCGGTAGCTCTCTTGATGCCGCCCGCCACCACACTCGCGCAGCAGACGACCGATCCCGCGAACAAGAAAGAAGCGGAGGCCCAGTTCGCGGAGGGCTACAAGCTGCTCAGCCGTGGCGACTACGCCAAGGCGCGTCCAAAGCTGGAGGCGGCATTTCGTCTGGTGAAGCGGAGCACGACGATTACCTACTATCTCGCGCTTTCGGAGATTAAGATCAACGATCGGAATCACCCTGAATACTTCGCTCAGGGACTGCGCCACCTGCGCTTGTACATGCGCCTTCAGCAGGAGGAACAAGCCCGGACAAAAAAGGCGCAGCCGGATCCGGACGACTCGCGGTACATCACGCGCGCCAATTCCGAGCTCATTCCAGAAGCGCTCAACCACGTCGGGGAGCTGACCATTGAGACGTCGCCTACGGCCATCGTTTCGATTGATGGCGTCGACCTCACGGCGGATGACCAAGTGGTCCAGGCTCCACTTCCCGATCCGGTTGCCGTCACGCCGGGCGCGCATCACGTGGAGAGCCGCATCGGCGGCGACAAAGCTGCCAAAGACATCGAGGTACGCGCCGGCCAAACGCTCAGCGTAGCCCTCCCCCTCGAACGCGCTTCGAGCGCGGCTGCGGCGCCCGCCCCTACGACGACCAGTGCCTCTCCTCCGCAGAAATCGGTGAAGGACGAGGACCTCGACGCCATGATTGACCGGAGTGGCTCGACACCGCGGACGTCGAATTCGGCGCATTACGTGGTTCCTGCCGTGCTGGCGGGCGGTGCCCTCATCGCGCTCGGAGGGGGAATCTTGTTCGGTGCGAAATCGAAGAGCGCGAAGGACGACGCGGCAGATATCCGGTCGGGGCAGGCACCCGGCGCTTGCGCGACTCCTTCGACAGCCCGGTGCGATGCACTTCGCGATGCTGTTGACTCGCAGAACAGCAATCAGACCATCTCCATTGGTATGTACATCGGGGCCGGCGCCCTTGCGGGAGCAGCCGTTCTGACGTGGTTCCTTATCCCGAGTGAGCGCGAATCGCGATCGACGGCGACCCCGCTGGTCGGGCCTGGAATGCTCGGCGCGAATTGGACGACGAGATTTTAACTTCGACGAGGAATGCGATGAATCGCGAACTTTTCCTTATTGCCGTTGGTGCAGGTGCCTACTGCTTTGTCCAGGGCTGCGGTAGCTACAACGATAAGAGCTGCCAGGACTACAACACCTGCGGAGGCGATGGCGGGGCTGGAGACGCCAATGGTGGCGGTCCCGTGTTCGTGTCTCGGCAGAACGGGCAGGACTCGTATCCCGGGACGAAGGAGCAGCCGTTCAAAAGCCTCGCGGCCGCGCTCGCGCGGCATCCCACCAGCGTGACTGTTTGCGAGGGGACCTACCCTGAGACGATCACCATCACCGCGGGAACCGAGGTGGTCGGCGGCTTCGATTGCACGAGCTGGTCTCCCGGGAAGGTCACGACAATCGCGCCGACGGCCGGCATTCCGCTGACGATCAATACGCGCGAACGCGTCGTCCTGCAGAACCTTGAATTTGATTCTGTGGACGCGAAGGAACCGGGCGGAAGTAGCGTTGCTGCCTTTGTCACGAACTCCCCAGACGTGACGTTCCGTACCGTCACGCTCTCGGCAGGGAAAGGCGCGAACGCTGGCCCAGTCGGGGCGCCCGCCGCGAACTTTAATGATGCAAAAGCTCCTGACGGCGTTGGGCCCAAAACGGAAACCCCGGGCTCGGGGGGGCTCGGCGGTAAGATCACCTGCAACGACGCGACAACATCATCGGCCGGGGGAAATGGGGGGGACGCGGTTGCAACGCCTGAAGGAAACGGAAAGCCTGGGAGCTCAACGCCGCCGACCACCCCAACCGCTGGGCAGGATGGATCGGCGGGCACCGGCGGAGCCTCGTGCACTCCGGGCACGCCAGGGGCGAACGGGGCAGCCAAGCCGGCCGCAAAGGGGGCTATCAGCCCGGGGGTTTTGGCTGTTACTGGCTGGTCTAACCAAGCCGGTGAAACAGGTCCAACAGGAAATCCGGCGCAGGGCGGCGGCGGAGGTGGCGGCCGGGTGACCGGTACACGCGGTGGAGGTGGCGGGGGCTCCGGCGGATGCGGAGGTGGCGGAGGCCCCGGCGGAGCATCGGGAGGGTCGTCGTTCGCCCTTTTGAGTTTTCAGTCCACAGTAAGATTGGAAGCGAGCAATCTCATCGCCCATGACGCCGGCAACGGCGCGAACGGTGCCGTGGGAGCAAAGGGCCAAGGCGGTGGCAATGCTATAGCTGGTACGTCCGTATGCGCTGGCGCGGAAGGAGGCAACGGCGCGGGCGGTGGCGGCGGTGGTGGCGGCGCCGGTGGTCTAAGCGTAAGTATCGGGTACGTGGGGACGCAGCCCACGGCCGACGGTTCGACCACCATGCAGCAGGGGAACGGCGGTGACTTCGGCCGCGGCCAGCAAGGTGGTGATCCAGGGTCGGGCGCTCTCTCAGGTGGCAACAAAGGCAATACGGGCGGTGACGGCAAACCTGGCGAGAAGGCGGCCACGAAGGACCTCGCCACGCAGTAATTGCACGCGAGGTGGAGCAAGTGGAGGAGCTCAGCGCGGATAAAGCGATGTCCGAATACTGCGCGAGCTCCCACCAGGAACTCCCTGGGTTGTCCAGTAGACTTTCCCTCCGGCCGCGGCGACCGTCGGGTCGCCCCACTCGGTTTCGCCCACGACGCTAGGGAACACCCATGGCAAGGCGGTAGACCTTGCGAGTGTCGTCTTCTCTTGAATCCAGTACAGGCGATTGCCGTCTGCTACCAATCCGAAGGGATGATCCAGATCCTCCACCAGTAGTTTCGGATGGCCGCCGTCGAGCGGCACACCCCATACCGCCCCGTCGTTCGGGGGATACAGCAGAGTTTCTGAGCCATCAAGGCTCCACACCGCTTGGTTCTTGAAGATCGCTAGGCCCGTTACCGATCCGTCGCCGACGCCGATAGCCCAGGCCAGCTGCTTGATCGAACGGTCGCGAAGGTCCATTCGCCAGATATGCTCATCTGCCTTGTCGCACCATACGAGGTAGTCGTCGTTGACGTCCGCATACTCCGGTATCTGCGCCGCAAGGTACTCCGGTTCTCCTCCTGCCGTCGAAATCGAGTACATGGCCCCGTATTTCACGAAGAAGACGCGAGAGCGACTAACGCCAAGAACTCGAGTGGGGCTCTCGACGAGCACGGCCCTGTTTTGACCGTCGAAGGATGCCCGCATCAGGTGCCCCCGTTCCCGAAAGAAGACCACGCCTTCTCGCGAGGCGACGACGGCTGGGCAGGTTAGACCTGAAAGCAATGTGGTTGTCGCGTCCCGAAACGCGCCGCGCTGGATCACGTCGCGGCCCTCCAAATCCTTGTGGCACGTCGACCACAGAGCGGCCCCGCTCGAATCCACGACCAGCGCATTCAACCCATCGACGTCATTCTCGATGGACCAAGGTATGCGGCAAAAACGCAGGAGCAGACTCGACGTGCCGACAATAAATGCGGCGACGAATGTTCTGGCACGCATGGGTTATGGCCATCCTTCGCGGAGGTCCGCGTCGTCCGCCGCGTTCGCCTCGTCCGCACACGCCCGTTCGGCCTTTTCCATCCGGTCGAGCCATGACTCAAACGCGGCAAGAGTCTGATGGACGTCGCTCTTCTTCACTGGCGAAGTGTAAACCGACATGGGAAAGAATAACGCTGTCTCCGCCTTGTGCGTGCCTCGATAGAAATTCTTGGCGAATTCGTATACATCGTTCGATAGAGATTTTGGTATGAGCTTCTTGAAATTGGCAAACCGTTCACTCGCCAATGCCTTGCCATGCCCATTCGCGCGTGTGCAGTAATAGTCGTGCAGAACTTCGCTCACGGAAGGTAAGGAACCCGGGCCGGTGGTCACCCTCGAGCCAAGGATGATTCCATCAATGTCACCTATCATCTCCGCGTCGGTCGCCTCCGATTCAAGTGCGCTAACGCGAGGTGCACCGGGATGATCCATAACTTCCACGACGGACTGCCCAAGGTCCCCCGCCAACGTGACGAAGTACAGATTGTCCACAGGGATAGCGGGTGTCGGAATGCGCCAAAGGTGAATGCTCGTGGTCGACTTTCTGTGCATTCCCGCCGCCATCCCAATGAGTACATGTCCGAGGGCGACAGGATAACCGAGCATATCCGCTGCAACGCCCACTTCGCGTAGTCTCTTCCTTTCGCTCGCGTTTTCCGCACCATCTTCGTTCGGTGCCATCACCTGCGTGCCGTGCGAGCTCAGTTGAATGAGTCGCGCAATGTCCACCGTCGTAAGTCCGGTATTGCTGTAGTTCGACGTCCGTGGACTGCCAATAGGCCTCAATACGTCCGGAAGGGGATCCGGGCTACCGAAAAGAGCATCCTGAAATAGCTCGCGTCCGACGCCGGCCGCCCGGCGTAGCGCTCCGAGAACGCGCTCAGCTCCCCAATCTGGATATGTCCTCTCCACACGCCGCACAAGCGAGATGTACTCAGCAACATCACTGCGCGCGGGCGAAATGGGAAGAACAATCGGAGGCTGTCCCGGAAGTCGCGCGCTAACGCTGACATACTTGTCAACCCACTCGTCCGGAACGCAATCGACTTTCAGCTTATCTTCCTTAGCGCGGACGATGGGCGCTGAGACAGGTTCCCCACCCACGGTCAATTCCCATGAGATCGTTCGCAGCATCGCCGATGATGCGTTGACGTGGACGGCCTGCAGCCGAAGTGGAGCGCAGACTTGTACGAGCGAACGCTGGCGCTCGCGAGGTGGTACGACCGCAATGCGAACCAACGCCGGCTTCTTTGGCGTTGCGACAAGCGTGATCTGCTTCCTGTCCACGTCCGTACCTCGTGCGAGATCTAGTCCCCGTGATGCTCACTCTTCAGCGTGCGAGTGAACCGATACGAGCCATGCTCACCGTTCTCCGGCGTGCCCCACTCGAGATGGCATCCGCCCTCGAGCGATATGTCATCCTCCACGAGAAGGCCTTCACTGTTCGCAACTCCCTCGCGCGATACCCCGCTCGCTCGTAGCCGATAGGGCGCGGACGGTATCGGCCGCTCGTGCTCGTCACGAAGAAAGATGCGGAGCGTGACCCGCGACCCGGAATCGGATGTTCCGTCGAGGGGTGGTTCCTCCATGATGGCCCCCGGTGTTCGTAGCGCCGGGTGGGATGCTGGCCCGCGCCAGGCCTCGCCGCGGTTCGGTCCAACTCCGACCCTGGCTTTTCCCGCTTCGACCACCGTGATGTTGCCGCCATGCTCACATTCGCATGTTGCGCCCTGCACCAACACTTGGACGCCGTGCGTTCCGACGTTTGAGTGAGGCGAGGTCCAGGCCTTGAGTGTGACCGGGATACATGGCTGGGGTGCCCCCAGAGCGGCCTTAACCGCCGGGTTCTTGGGCGCGCTGCATTCCCCGAAGCTTCCGATATTCCCGGGCGATAGGTGATCCGAGACCGTTGCCAGCGCCGCGCCGGCCCCGCTCCCCGGCGCGCTGGAAGCCGAGCCGGCACTCTCCTTGGTGCCGGGTAGCACCGTCAATCTCGCCTTCAAGGTGCCGTAGGAGCACCGAAGTTGATCTCCGTCGACCGCGAGTTTCATTCAGCTACCGTGAACCTGTCGGAGCAGTTCGATCGTCGGCGTGTCAAGATACCCTGTTACGCGAACCCCGACACGTGGGTGGTCGATTTGAAAGCGGCGGATGGCCTCGGACAAGTTCGGTGTAATCGTACTCGGCATATCGCCGCGGAAGTACCCGAGATTTGACAGCCTCTGGGCCGCGCCGCGGGGAGTGTCCACGGGATCTAGACCAGAGAGATTGATCTTGTACTTCTCTTGCTCGCCACCAGGGTAGACACCAATCCATAGGGTCAGAATTCCTCCGCGAGAGCTGGTGGGCACGTCGACGACGAGACGGCCACTCGAATCAGTCTGGCCTTCGATCCTCAGCTCGTCCACCTCGAGCAAATAATGCTTGTTGGAATAGGGTTTCCGTGCGCTGTCAAGCATCTCAAGATCCAGATGAAACGTGCCATTTCGCGAGTCGATCGTATGGGGCTCGACACTTCCTATAGGCGGCAGATGAGGCGTCGACTTCACCTCCGAGTGATTCCTCCGCACGCATCCAAGCAACGCAAAGCCCAGAACGACCGGGCATAGGCCCCATTTGATTCCGGATAGTCGAACAGCGGACCGGTTGAAGGCGCGCCTCATTGAAGGGGGACATCCACGTGGCAATGCGTGCCGTCAAGAGTAGCACGGAGTTGAACCCCTGCACCTGTGATCCGCACTGATGTAATCGGTGTAATAGGCCATCCCGCGGAATCTTTAGGATCGCTAGATTCGAAATACTGCCCATAGCCAAAAATAAAGCTGCTGCTCGCGGCGTCTATGAAAACATCATCAAGGACCAGCTTGCTATCGCACCCTGCATGAGTATCGTTCATCACCTGATATGTCGCTCTCAGGTGGACGATCGGCCCTGGGATAACTTCAACGCGTGGAGCACCTTGACAATGGTTTACGTCACAAATGTAACCGCCCCAATAGGTCTCCTCGTATCTTTCGATAAGCCAGTAGTCGCCAGAACCACGCGGAATTAGCAAGTGCGCGAACCAGTCTGCGCCCCTATCTCCTGGACTGGAGGAATTAGTCGTCCAGAACAGGGCGCCGGCGTTG encodes:
- a CDS encoding peptidoglycan-binding protein is translated as MKSTPHLPPIGSVEPHTIDSRNGTFHLDLEMLDSARKPYSNKHYLLEVDELRIEGQTDSSGRLVVDVPTSSRGGILTLWIGVYPGGEQEKYKINLSGLDPVDTPRGAAQRLSNLGYFRGDMPSTITPNLSEAIRRFQIDHPRVGVRVTGYLDTPTIELLRQVHGS
- a CDS encoding FHA domain-containing protein, yielding MALALIFYLTERLGDEQLPFRGRKRTVTCYKPPAAIGRDDWCDVKFPELKFVSKLHANVSFRGGKVFIWDAASTHGTYLTDGTRLPPKELVDIEAHNGEFLVAGRIHVRVERADLEEPHAADGQQHSLITGLPIDDFQTRRIQGAERAAKGTDEDAFLEEQRESYSTSRLAIEGMIERISRRCAQVPIAQANTLIVGAAHRYPELLQEPKFRVLAEEYGVWLGVEEREGAAALLELRRMAQAMLGMRLESTADIAAFAERLLKTLQQFILDLVPLKNGLREFGETVGGVGDWSASDPSGLENADGPWEVAKALLGPNAHPNAHAALHKILNQVMVHQLSYVGSVITGARALLNEVAPRYIERIVASGKQRSPRRFSWGPWRYRTLWSELKLRFQDLEDENVVYALVHGSEFREGYRQGLSRPGSTTRDEWVLPGPTPEGRQLPARISLDPPTKPSRKA
- a CDS encoding DUF5050 domain-containing protein translates to MRARTFVAAFIVGTSSLLLRFCRIPWSIENDVDGLNALVVDSSGAALWSTCHKDLEGRDVIQRGAFRDATTTLLSGLTCPAVVASREGVVFFRERGHLMRASFDGQNRAVLVESPTRVLGVSRSRVFFVKYGAMYSISTAGGEPEYLAAQIPEYADVNDDYLVWCDKADEHIWRMDLRDRSIKQLAWAIGVGDGSVTGLAIFKNQAVWSLDGSETLLYPPNDGAVWGVPLDGGHPKLLVEDLDHPFGLVADGNRLYWIQEKTTLARSTALPWVFPSVVGETEWGDPTVAAAGGKVYWTTQGVPGGSSRSIRTSLYPR